One genomic window of Armatimonadota bacterium includes the following:
- a CDS encoding branched-chain amino acid ABC transporter permease, which yields MISKYPRPKPLWKIYMGPLAMALAVIVFPRLLPGDYSYLLDLAQLCGIYVIIVCGLTLLMGYTGQISLGHAGFYALGGYIPAVLIKSLHWPMWSAILAGIIGTALISFLVGSSILRLKGNHLALATLAIGIIIGEGISKFPITGGADGILGLPQITFFGLVKDSLSKFYFIWAMVTLCIVWAIGLIESPQGRSLRAIEGDESAAASLGINTFALKVKVFTASCVLAAIAGVLFAFVQSDGMLLPEEFSLMMNVQLVMMVVIGGMGSIWGSVAGGVILTVLHEIINLVGTAAGAADTSRIEHMIFGIMLALILILSPSGMIPGLKRAAARIAGAVRRK from the coding sequence ATGATCAGCAAATATCCGCGCCCCAAGCCGCTTTGGAAGATATATATGGGTCCGCTGGCTATGGCTCTGGCGGTTATTGTTTTTCCAAGACTCTTGCCTGGTGACTACTCATATTTGCTCGATCTGGCTCAACTTTGCGGGATATATGTTATCATCGTATGCGGTCTGACGCTGCTGATGGGATATACTGGTCAGATATCTCTCGGTCATGCCGGTTTCTATGCTCTCGGCGGATACATTCCTGCGGTGCTGATCAAATCGCTGCATTGGCCGATGTGGTCTGCAATTCTGGCTGGGATCATCGGGACTGCATTGATATCGTTTTTGGTAGGCAGTTCCATACTCCGGCTCAAGGGCAACCACCTTGCGCTGGCGACTCTGGCGATAGGCATAATAATAGGTGAGGGGATATCCAAGTTCCCGATCACAGGCGGGGCCGACGGAATTCTGGGTCTTCCGCAGATCACATTTTTCGGTTTAGTCAAAGACAGTCTCAGCAAGTTCTATTTCATATGGGCGATGGTGACTTTATGCATAGTCTGGGCGATTGGGCTTATCGAATCGCCTCAGGGCAGGAGCCTTAGAGCCATCGAGGGTGACGAGTCCGCGGCCGCATCGCTTGGAATCAATACATTCGCCCTCAAGGTCAAGGTGTTTACCGCATCGTGCGTACTCGCCGCAATTGCGGGTGTGCTCTTTGCGTTTGTCCAGTCCGACGGTATGCTGTTGCCTGAAGAGTTCAGTCTGATGATGAACGTGCAGCTTGTCATGATGGTCGTGATAGGCGGCATGGGCAGCATCTGGGGCAGCGTGGCGGGCGGAGTGATTTTGACTGTCCTGCACGAGATAATCAATCTTGTCGGCACGGCAGCGGGCGCAGCAGATACATCTCGCATTGAGCATATGATCTTTGGGATTATGCTTGCGCTGATCCTTATTTTGTCTCCTTCAGGGATGATTCCCGGACTAAAGAGAGCCGCTGCCCGTATTGCGGGTGCAGTCAGAAGGAAATGA